One Candidatus Aminicenantes bacterium genomic window, ATCAGGAAAGAAAGCGCTCCCCCCCGACAAGGGTGCCGCTGCGGCGACGTGCTGCGCGGCCTGATCGATCCCCCCGCCTGCCCCCTGTTCAAAAAAGCCTGCCGTCCCGACCGGCCGCTTGGGCC contains:
- a CDS encoding hydrogenase formation protein HypD, coding for IRKESAPPRQGCRCGDVLRGLIDPPACPLFKKACRPDRPLGPCMVSSEGSCSALVTYG